The sequence TCCGGCCTGGGCGCCCGTCTCGGCCTCAATATCGGCTATCTGAAGTTCACCGACCGCCAGACCTGGAACCCCTTCTGATCGGCTGGAACGCCCGCAGGGCGGGCGGCGGCGCAACACCGCGCGGGAACCGGCGCCGACCGGGCCCGCGACACGCGCTTGTGGCTGGACTCCGGGCTTCGGAGGATGTCATTAGGGAAACTGCGCGTGGGCTGGCGCGGGGAAGCCGATGACTGCGGGATTGGGCCTTGCCGGCCCGTCCTCAGGCGCGACGGACATCCGGAGACGGTGCATTGATTGAAGCGTTGATGTACTTCGCACTCGGCTTCCTGTCGGCGGGGATCCTTGCCCTGGTCGTCATGCCGCCGGTCTGGCGCCGGGCCTTGCGCCTGACCCGCCGCAACATCGAGCGCACGCTGCCGATGACCCGCGCCGAGATCCAGGCCGAGAAGGATCAGATCCGCGCCGGCTTCGCCCTCTCGACGCGAACCCTCAACCAGACCATCGAGCGCCTCAAGACGCAGGTGACCGAGCAGCTGATCGACATCAACCGCAAGCGCGAGGTCATCACGCACCTGACCGCGCAGGGCACGCTCTCCGCCGATGACATCGTCGCGCTGGAAGAGCGCCGCGCCGCACTGGAAGTACGAGTTGCCGAGGCGGACCTCGCCGTCGCCGCCGCCGCGACGGACCGCGCCGAGGGCGAGAAGCGCCTGCAGCAGATGCGGCTGAAGCTGGAGAGCGCGGAGGAAAGCCTGGAGAAGATTACCGCCGAGCGCGAAGAACAGCGGCTTGAGATCATCGCCCGCGACACCGAACTCGACAATCTTCGCGATGCGCTGGCGGCCGTGAAGATGAGTTCCACCGTCGATGAAGTGGCGAGCGCCGGCTTTGAATCGGAGCTGTCGACTCTGCGCGCCAATCTGGCGATCGAGCGGCGGCGGGTGGAAGCACAGTCGGAGCGCGAGATCGAGAGCGAAGCGACCATGCGGGCCGCGATCGCCCAATTGAAGCAGCGCGAGACGGACCTCGCCGACGCGCATGCGAAGATCCAGGACCTGTCGGTCCGCCTGGTCGATGCCGAGGCGGCGGAGATGAGCGGCATGGCGTTGCGCGACCAGAAGATGGAGTTGGAGGCGCGGATCCTGTCGCTGGAGAGCCGCAATGCCGCCCTCCTGGCCGATCTCGAGGGATGGAAGCAGCGGAGCGGTACGGCCAGCGCCGAGGAAAGCGCCGTGCTGCGCGAAAAACTGATCGAGTTCGGCGCCGCGGTCGCCCGGCTCGCCAGCGAGCGCAACGAGGGGCCGGGCCTCGTCACCCTGCTCCCCCCGCCGCCCGAGGAGACGCCGGCGCCCGCCCCCGGCCTCGCCGAGCGCATCCGCGCCCTCCAACACGCCGGCACGGGCGCCTGACGACTGCTCAGCCGGCGCGCACGCCCGGCATCGAGCCCATCGCCGTCAGCGTCGTGCGCAGGGCGTCGGGCAGCGGCGTATGCGGTTCCTGGCCGATAAAGGCGAGAAGCTTGCGGTTGTCGAGTTCGAGCCGCTCCGTCCAGAGATAGCGCATCTCGATCAGCTCGCGGAACATCTCGACGAACGGCGCGCCAAGATAGACCGCGAACCAGGGGAAGCCCCGGATCCGGCTGCCCGGCCTTCCGACCACCGCCGCCACGCCTTCCGACATTTCGACGCCGCGTTCGAAATAATGGCCGCGGAAATGGAAGACCTCGAACGGCCCCAAAGCGTCGGCGCGCTCGATCAGCTGCACCATCGTCTCGGCCAGGTCCGGCAGATAGGCCCAGGCGTGGCCGATATCCCGCTTGCCCGGGTAGCGGATGGTCGTCGCGGGCACGCCCGGCTTGACGATTCCAGCGGTGAACCAGTTGTTGCCGGCATGGGGACCAAAAAAGTCGCCGGCGCGCACGATCAGCACCGGCGTGCCCGCCGCCGCCGTCTCGCGCAGACGCTGCTCCATGGCGACGCGGATCTTGCCCTTGCGGGTGGTGGGCCGCTGCGATGCGGTCTCGTCGACCAGGGGCCGTGCATCCGGGCCGAAATTATAGACCGTGCCCGGGAAGACGATGCGCGCGCCGACCGCCTTGGCCGCGGCGATCGTGCTTTCCAGCATCGGCAGCGCCAGACCCTTCCAGTTGCGATAGCCGGGCGGATTGGCACCATGGAAGATCACCTCGGCGCCCTTCGCGGCGGCGATCACGTCGGCGGCGTTCATGGCGTCGCCCCGTACCCATTCGATGCCCTCGCCGCCCGGCTTGCGGCTGGCCGCGGCCGGGTCCCGGTTCAGCCCGCGCACCTTCCAGCCACGGACGAGCAGCACGCGCGCCACTGCGCCGCCAACGCCGCCCGTTGCACCTACTACCAACGCAATCCTGCTATCCGTCATGATCATCTCCTGTCGTTCCGATGACGAGAAGATCGCGCGCCGAGCTCCTATTCTAAATTGTTGAACTTCGGATAGCAGTCATACATTCTTGAATGATGACGCCATCATGGGATCATTTCCGCTCGTTCCTTGCCGTGCTCGGCGATGGCAGCCTTTCGAAGGCCGCGCGCGGTTTGCGCCTGACCCAGCCAACGATCGGCCGTCACATCGATGAACTGGAGCAATCGCTGGGCGTCGTGCTGTTC is a genomic window of Kaistia defluvii containing:
- a CDS encoding NAD-dependent epimerase/dehydratase family protein codes for the protein MTDSRIALVVGATGGVGGAVARVLLVRGWKVRGLNRDPAAASRKPGGEGIEWVRGDAMNAADVIAAAKGAEVIFHGANPPGYRNWKGLALPMLESTIAAAKAVGARIVFPGTVYNFGPDARPLVDETASQRPTTRKGKIRVAMEQRLRETAAAGTPVLIVRAGDFFGPHAGNNWFTAGIVKPGVPATTIRYPGKRDIGHAWAYLPDLAETMVQLIERADALGPFEVFHFRGHYFERGVEMSEGVAAVVGRPGSRIRGFPWFAVYLGAPFVEMFRELIEMRYLWTERLELDNRKLLAFIGQEPHTPLPDALRTTLTAMGSMPGVRAG